A stretch of Cucumis sativus cultivar 9930 chromosome 2, Cucumber_9930_V3, whole genome shotgun sequence DNA encodes these proteins:
- the LOC101215059 gene encoding uncharacterized protein LOC101215059, with the protein MTILNPFQLLELNVISAQDLAPVSRSMRTYAVAWVHPDRKLSTRVDTHGHNNPTWNDKFVFRVDDEFLHSDTSAVMIEIYALHWFKDIHVGTVRILVGNLIPTPPRLHQFSQQPQVGMRFVALQVRRPSGRPQGILNIGVALLHSSMRSMPLYSQLSTSAIGYRNLMGEEDPFANHHSNTNNQSHGTPTVLTRPEMRRSKSDTSSMIGSELRGSEMMGKGMKSKASSMVNGSEVSKQKKKGRSKASSMISGSVVIKRKGKSRKASSMISGSGIEEGYAVKNGKNGKSNPGIVGKKDKVDQSSILSGSEVYPVEQLSNKKEKPVQKLNSSEESFNSQSWKKPPNEIPNSKVEVVDSPRGKPGQETPNSRFDKMPYATPLRTPQRLAGSGTARATPMHDKFATPRRSTPLNGKSSYTKHNEFTYTTPRKSFLGGAFLTESELGPSPSEVAAQMARQKTEDGNESSIVGGLSLNDSVEGLQSKLERWRTELPPVYDRGELSSFPSSETREHNRRHSDGGGLFSCFSNICGCECSIVCGGSPKATKKSASGRLVRSPSVDQVSFL; encoded by the coding sequence ATGACTATTTTGAACCCTTTTCAGCTTTTAGAGCTTAATGTTATCTCTGCTCAGGATTTAGCTCCGGTCTCTCGTTCTATGAGAACTTACGCCGTTGCTTGGGTCCATCCTGATCGGAAACTCTCTACTCGTGTTGATACTCATGGCCATAACAACCCTACTTGGAATGACAAGTTTGTGTTTCGTGTTGATGATGAATTCTTGCATTCCGATACCTCCGCGGTCATGATTGAGATCTATGCTCTCCATTGGTTTAAAGACATTCATGTTGGGACGGTTAGGATTCTTGTTGGGAATCTCATCCCTACTCCGCCCCGCCTTCATCAATTTAGTCAACAACCACAAGTCGGGATGCGATTTGTGGCTTTACAGGTACGGCGGCCGTCGGGTAGACCGCAGGGGATTTTGAATATTGGGGTTGCGCTGCTTCATAGCTCCATGAGGAGTATGCCGTTGTATTCCCAGTTGAGTACTTCAGCCATTGGGTACCGGAATCTCATGGGGGAGGAGGACCCGTTTGCTAATCATCATAGTAATACCAATAATCAAAGCCATGGAACTCCCACTGTTCTTACTCGCCCAGAGATGCGGCGTTCGAAGAGTGATACGAGTTCTATGATAGGATCAGAGCTTCGAGGGTCGGAAATGATGGGAAAAGGAATGAAATCGAAAGCGAGTTCTATGGTGAATGGGTCGGAGGTTTcgaagcaaaagaaaaagggaagatCCAAAGCTAGTTCGATGATTAGTGGGTCGGTTGTGattaaaaggaaaggaaaatcGAGGAAGGCGAGTTCGATGATTAGTGGGTCGGGGATTGAAGAAGGTTATGCtgttaaaaatggaaagaacGGAAAATCTAACCCTGGAATTGTTGGGAAGAAGGATAAAGTTGATCAATCCAGCATTTTAAGCGGCTCTGAAGTTTACCCAGTTGAGCAACTGTcgaacaaaaaggaaaaaccaGTACAAAAACTCAATTCCAGTGAAGAATCCTTCAATTCTCAGTCATGGAAAAAGCCTCCTAATGAAATACCCAATTCGAAAGTTGAGGTGGTCGATTCTCCGAGAGGAAAACCGGGTCAAGAAACACCCAATTCCAGGTTTGATAAAATGCCTTACGCTACGCCACTCAGAACTCCACAGAGGCTAGCCGGCAGCGGTACTGCTAGAGCAACTCCCATGCACGATAAATTTGCGACACCGAGAAGATCTACGCCATTGAATGGAAAATCATCTTACACGAAACACAACGAATTCACTTATACAACACCAAGGAAATCGTTTCTGGGTGGCGCGTTTTTGACCGAATCGGAGCTCGGTCCGTCGCCGTCGGAGGTAGCAGCACAAATGGCAAGACAAAAAACCGAGGATGGAAATGAAAGCTCGATTGTGGGTGGGTTGAGTCTGAACGATAGCGTGGAAGGTTTACAGTCAAAGCTGGAGCGGTGGCGAACAGAGCTCCCGCCAGTTTATGATCGCGGCGAGTTATCTAGCTTTCCATCTAGTGAAACCCGAGAACACAACCGCCGTCACAGTGACGGAGGCGGTTTATTTTCCTGTTTCAGCAACATTTGCGGGTGCGAATGCTCCATTGTGTGCGGTGGATCGCCAAAGGCAACGAAGAAATCCGCGAGCGGTCGTCTGGTTCGGAGCCCGTCTGTCGACCAAGTGAGTTTCCTGTAA
- the LOC105434589 gene encoding mitochondrial import receptor subunit TOM9-2, whose protein sequence is MASRGNKRPSITNGDDNLGILSRVSRSVSDSQIVRRAKSTASDAAFVSKKLLRSTGKAAWIAGTTFLILVVPLIIEMDREQQFNELEMQQASLLGTPATAGSK, encoded by the coding sequence ATGGCGTCTCGTGGTAATAAGCGGCCTTCTATCACTAATGGTGACGATAATTTAGGCATCCTCTCTAGGGTTTCCCGTTCCGTCTCCGATTCTCAAATCGTCCGGCGAGCAAAGAGCACAGCTTCCGACGCTGCCTTCGTTTCCAAAAAACTCCTCCGTAGCACCGGTAAAGCTGCATGGATTGCTGGCACAACTTTTCTCATTTTGGTGGTGCCACTCATTATTGAGATGGATCGTGAACAGCAGTTCAATGAGCTCGAGATGCAGCAGGCGAGTCTACTTGGTACTCCAGCCACCGCTGGTTCTAAATGA